One genomic region from Anthonomus grandis grandis chromosome 1, icAntGran1.3, whole genome shotgun sequence encodes:
- the LOC126735528 gene encoding proteasome assembly chaperone 2, which translates to MGLINLFNPLDLTGYTLVIPSISVGNVPQLSVDLMIKNFEMEKIGTVWHPGLVASTGADPFDPKSKLVCTACEIYTNTSLKLAVIQLRSTIETKLVLTFFKELINSLQQLKFSRVYILATAFDYELHNIANKHIYYYLTHRPVSEKVTSLSNWKPYERDPNEKLYISGGGYASKLYELLAEQLTTALLVKYVSEGENVIDAQDFLVKLCEFADINTENIKCIQIPSSWHYVYGAPPPAGIF; encoded by the coding sequence ATGGGCCTGATTAACTTATTTAACCCATTGGACCTTACAGGATATACCCTCGTTATCCCAAGCATATCAGTAGGAAATGTACCACAACTTTCCGTAGATCTTATgataaaaaactttgaaatggagaaaattggcACTGTTTGGCACCCAGGCTTAGTTGCTTCCACAGGAGCAGATCCCTTTGATCCCAAAAGTAAATTAGTATGTACTGCCTGTGAAATATATACCAATACCAGTCTTAAATTGGCAGTTATCCAGCTAAGATCCACAATCGAAACCAAACTGGTTCTTACTTTCTTTAAGGAACTTATAAACAGTCTACAACAGTTGAAGTTTAGTAGAGTGTATATTTTAGCAACAGCATTTGATTATGAGTTACATAATATTgctaataaacatatttattattatcttacTCATCGGCCAGTGAGTGAAAAAGTGACCAGTTTAAGTAATTGGAAACCTTATGAAAGAGATCCAAATGAAAAATTGTATATAAGTGGTGGAGGATATGCCTCAAAACTATATGAATTACTTGCTGAACAACTTACAACTGCATTATTAGTTAAATATGTTTCTGAAGGTGAAAATGTTATAGATGCCCAggattttcttgtaaaactTTGTGAATTTGCTGATATCAatacagaaaatataaaatgcattCAAATTCCTAGTTCTTGGCATTATGTATATGGAGCACCTCCACCTGCTGGGATTTTTTAA
- the LOC126735473 gene encoding tRNA-dihydrouridine(16/17) synthase [NAD(P)(+)]-like — MEFWKDALGGPQKIVAPMVDASELAWRMLSRKYGAQLCYTPMLHSALFAKDIKYRTDALVSCEEDKPLIIQFCGNDPQTMLDAATLAQDHCLAIDINLGCPQAIAKRGHYGAFLQDEWPLLREMVSLLSTNLKVPVTCKIRRFETKDKTIQYAKMLESAGCKMLTVHGRTREQKGPLTGLADWSYVKAVREAVNIPVISNGNIQNMQDLERCLKETGAVGVMTAEGNLYNPAIFLYHNPPSWEPALEYLDLTEKYPCPNSYIRGHLFKLFHHILSLSQNNPLRIELGAANTLEQFKNISNKIKSMYEKFHNGEETWPFSSEEGTSNLVLPPWLCQPYVRDSPENHVKKVEDKKKEAEERLLDGAKRQYEDSEGNVISRKKMKKLRRINRRPEKPENCSERPMEKCSNCENPLGFKCGYKLCKKCCKDKCFLENLDCEGHRILVKTRREMAKAFADKRKNCKDCKKVAVSDMVVSSNNNETQF, encoded by the exons ATGGAATTCTGGAAAGATGCTTTAGGTGGTCCACAAAAAATAGTGGCTCCTATGGTAGATGCGAGTGAATTAGCCTGGCGTATGTTAAGCAGGAAATATGGGGCCCAGCTATGTTATACCCCAATGTTGCATAGTGCTTTGTTTGCcaaagatataaaatatagaactGATGCACTGGTCAGTTGTGAGGAAGATAAACCCTTAATAATCCAG ttttgtgGCAATGACCCCCAGACAATGTTAGATGCAGCAACCTTAGCACAAGATCATTGCCTTGCTATTGATATTAATTTGGGTTGTCCACAGGCCATTGCTAAACGTGGTCATTATGGAGCTTTCTTACAAGATGAGTGGCCTTTATTAAGAGAAATGG TGAGTTTACTTAGTACAAACCTAAAGGTTCCAGTAACATGCAAAATTCGAAGATTTGAAACCAAAGACAAAACAATCCAGTATGCAAAGATGCTGGAGTCAGCAGGTTGTAAAATGTTGACGGTGCATGGGCGAACCAGGGAGCAAAAAGGCCCTTTGACAGGTCTAGCAGATTGGAGCTATGTCAAGGCAGTGAG AGAAGCTGTTAACATTCCGGTGATATCAAATGGCAACATCCAAAACATGCAAGATTTGGAAAGATGTTTGAAAGAAACGGGGGCTGTGGGCGTAATGACTGCAGAGGGAAACCTGTATAACCCTGCTATATTTCTATATCATAACCCACCTTCCTGGGAACCCGCTCTAGAGTATTTGGATTTGACCGAAAAGTATCCTTGTCCTAATAGCTATATCCGAGGACATCTATTTAAATTGTTTCATCATAT TTTGTCTCTTTCACAAAACAACCCATTGAGAATTGAACTAGGAGCAGCAAACACTttagaacaatttaaaaatataagtaataaaattaagtcTATGTATGAAAAATTTCATAATGGTGAAGAAACTTGGCCATTTTCTTCAGAAGAAGGAACCTCAAATTTAGTGTTACCGCCATGGTTATGTCAGCCATATGTAAGAGACAGTCCTGAAAACCATGTTAAAAAGGTGGAAGACAAAAAAAAGGAGGCAGAGGAAAGATTG CTAGATGGGGCTAAAAGACAATACGAAGACTCAGAAGGAAATGTGATAAGCaggaagaaaatgaaaaaactaaGAAGGATAAATAGACGGCCTGAAAAGCCTGAAAATTGTTCTGAAAGGCCTATGGAGAAATGTTCTAATTGTGAAAATCCATTG ggATTTAAGTGTGGATACAAGCTTTGCAAAAAATGTTGTAAGGATAAGtgctttttagaaaatttagatTGTGAAGGACACAGGATTTTAGTAAAAACGAGAAGGGAAATGGCCAAAGCATTTGCAGacaagagaaaaaattgtaagGATTGTAAAAAAGTTGCTGTTAGTGATATGGTAGTAAGCAGTAACAATAATGAgacacaattttaa